The Streptomyces sp. DH-12 genome has a window encoding:
- a CDS encoding pitrilysin family protein, whose protein sequence is MTSRSAKATARTSSEARAVARTQTLIKGENGIGTVRRTTLPGGLRIVTETLPSVRSATFGIWAHVGSRDETPALNGATHYLEHLLFKGTATRSALDISAAIDAVGGEMNAFTAKEYTCYYARVLDTDLPLAIDVVCDMLTGSVIREEDVDVERGAILEEIAMTEDDPGDCVHDLFAHTMFGDNPLGRPVLGTVDTVNALTADRIRRFYKKHYDPTHLVVACAGNVDHDKVVRQVRAAFEKAGALKDPAAQPIAPRGGRRTLRTAGRVELLDRRTEQAHIVLGMPGLARTDERRWALGVLNTALGGGMSSRLFQEVREKRGLAYSVYSYTSGFADCGLFGVYAGCRPSQVHDVLKICRDELDHVAEHGLPDDEIERAIGQLRGSTVLGLEDTGALMNRIGKSELCWGEQMSVDDMLARIASVTPDDVRSVARDILGRRPSLSVIGPLKDKQAARLAEAVA, encoded by the coding sequence GTGACGTCCCGTAGCGCCAAGGCGACGGCCCGCACCTCCTCGGAGGCGCGGGCCGTCGCCCGTACCCAAACCCTCATCAAGGGCGAGAACGGCATCGGCACGGTCCGCAGGACCACCCTCCCGGGCGGACTGCGCATCGTCACCGAGACCCTGCCCTCGGTCCGCTCGGCGACCTTCGGCATCTGGGCCCACGTAGGCTCCCGCGACGAGACGCCGGCCCTCAACGGAGCCACCCACTACCTGGAGCACCTGCTCTTCAAAGGCACGGCCACCCGCTCCGCGCTGGACATCTCCGCCGCCATCGACGCCGTCGGCGGCGAGATGAACGCGTTCACGGCCAAGGAGTACACGTGCTACTACGCGCGCGTGCTCGACACCGACCTGCCGCTCGCCATCGACGTGGTGTGCGACATGCTGACGGGCTCGGTGATCCGCGAGGAGGACGTCGACGTCGAGCGCGGCGCCATCCTCGAAGAGATCGCCATGACCGAGGACGACCCGGGCGACTGCGTGCACGACCTGTTCGCGCACACGATGTTCGGCGACAACCCGCTCGGCCGCCCCGTCCTCGGCACGGTCGACACGGTCAACGCCCTCACCGCCGACCGCATCCGCCGCTTCTACAAGAAGCACTACGACCCCACGCACCTGGTGGTCGCCTGCGCGGGCAACGTCGACCATGACAAGGTCGTCCGCCAGGTCCGCGCCGCCTTCGAGAAGGCCGGCGCGCTCAAGGACCCGGCCGCGCAGCCGATCGCCCCGCGCGGCGGCCGGCGCACCCTGCGCACCGCAGGGCGCGTCGAACTGCTCGACCGCAGGACGGAGCAGGCCCACATCGTGCTCGGCATGCCGGGCCTCGCCCGCACCGACGAGCGGCGCTGGGCGCTCGGCGTGCTGAACACCGCCCTCGGCGGCGGCATGTCCTCCCGGCTGTTCCAGGAGGTCCGCGAGAAGCGCGGCCTGGCCTACAGCGTGTACTCGTACACCTCCGGCTTCGCCGACTGCGGCCTGTTCGGCGTGTACGCGGGCTGCAGGCCCTCCCAGGTGCACGACGTGCTGAAGATCTGCCGTGACGAACTCGACCACGTCGCCGAGCACGGCCTGCCCGACGACGAGATCGAGCGCGCCATCGGCCAGCTCAGGGGCTCCACCGTCCTCGGCCTCGAGGACACCGGCGCACTGATGAACCGTATCGGCAAGAGCGAGCTGTGCTGGGGCGAGCAGATGTCGGTCGACGACATGCTGGCCCGGATAGCCTCGGTCACCCCGGACGACGTGCGCTCGGTCGCCCGGGACATCCTGGGACGGCGGCCCTCCCTGTCGGTCATCGGCCCGCTGAAGGACAAGCAGGCGGCCCGGCTGGCCGAGGCCGTCGCCTGA
- the thyX gene encoding FAD-dependent thymidylate synthase: protein MTDTPADDLKPTFRSDVTVELVKHTASDADVLFAARVSTVGEQSLDELQKDPERSKGLINYLMRDRHGSPFEHNSMTFFISAPIFVFREFMRHRVGWSYNEESGRYRELQPVFYVPDADRKLVQEGRPGKYRFVEGTAEQQDLVGRAMEDSYRQSYEAYQKMLAAGVAREVARSVLPVGLYSSMYATCNARSLMHFLGLRTQHELAKVPSFPQREIEMAGEKMEAEWARLMPLTYAAFNANGRVAP, encoded by the coding sequence GTGACCGACACCCCTGCCGACGACCTCAAGCCCACCTTCCGCAGCGATGTGACCGTCGAGCTGGTGAAGCACACCGCGTCCGACGCCGATGTGCTGTTCGCCGCCCGCGTCTCGACCGTCGGCGAGCAGTCCCTGGACGAGCTGCAGAAGGACCCCGAGCGGTCCAAGGGCCTGATCAACTACCTGATGCGGGACCGGCACGGCAGCCCCTTCGAGCACAACTCGATGACCTTCTTCATCAGCGCCCCGATCTTCGTCTTCCGCGAGTTCATGCGGCACCGGGTCGGCTGGTCGTACAACGAGGAGTCGGGCCGCTACCGGGAGCTCCAGCCCGTCTTCTACGTCCCGGACGCGGACCGCAAGCTCGTCCAGGAGGGCCGCCCCGGCAAGTACCGCTTCGTCGAGGGCACCGCGGAACAGCAGGACCTCGTCGGACGCGCCATGGAGGACTCGTACCGGCAGTCCTACGAGGCGTACCAGAAGATGCTGGCCGCCGGCGTGGCCCGCGAGGTCGCCCGCTCGGTGCTCCCCGTCGGCCTGTACTCGTCGATGTACGCCACGTGCAACGCCCGCTCGCTGATGCACTTCCTCGGCCTGCGCACCCAGCACGAGCTGGCCAAGGTGCCGTCCTTCCCGCAGCGGGAGATCGAGATGGCCGGCGAGAAGATGGAGGCCGAGTGGGCCCGCCTGATGCCGCTGACCTACGCCGCCTTCAACGCCAACGGGCGCGTCGCCCCGTAA
- the dapB gene encoding 4-hydroxy-tetrahydrodipicolinate reductase, translating to MSKLRVAVLGAKGRIGSEAVRAVEAAEDMELVAALGRGDKLETLAETGAQVAVELTTPASVMGNLDFCVRHGIHAVVGTTGWTDDRLAQLRGWLDQAPGTGVLIAPNFSIGAVLTMRFAQIAAPYFESVEVVELHHPNKVDAPSGTATRTAQLIAEARRQAGSAPAPDATATALDGARGADVDGVPVHAVRLRGLLAHQEVLLGAEGETLTVRHDSLHHSSFMPGILLGVRRVVSAPGLTFGLEHFLDLN from the coding sequence ATGAGCAAGCTGCGCGTGGCGGTCCTCGGCGCCAAGGGCCGGATCGGCTCCGAGGCGGTACGGGCGGTCGAGGCCGCCGAGGACATGGAACTGGTCGCCGCCCTTGGCCGGGGCGACAAGCTCGAGACCCTCGCCGAGACCGGCGCCCAGGTCGCCGTCGAGCTGACCACCCCCGCCTCGGTCATGGGCAACCTCGACTTCTGCGTGCGCCACGGCATCCACGCGGTGGTCGGCACCACCGGCTGGACCGACGACCGTCTCGCGCAGCTCAGGGGATGGCTCGACCAGGCCCCGGGGACGGGCGTGCTCATCGCCCCGAACTTCTCCATCGGCGCCGTGCTGACCATGAGGTTCGCCCAGATCGCCGCCCCGTACTTCGAGTCCGTCGAGGTCGTGGAGCTGCACCACCCCAACAAGGTGGACGCCCCCAGCGGCACCGCCACGCGCACCGCCCAGCTCATCGCCGAGGCCCGCCGTCAGGCCGGCAGCGCCCCCGCCCCGGACGCCACGGCCACCGCCCTCGACGGCGCCCGCGGCGCCGACGTCGACGGGGTCCCGGTGCACGCGGTCCGGCTGCGCGGCCTCCTCGCCCACCAGGAGGTCCTGCTGGGCGCCGAGGGCGAGACTCTCACCGTCCGCCACGACTCCCTGCACCACAGCAGCTTCATGCCGGGCATCCTGCTCGGCGTCCGCCGCGTGGTGAGCGCTCCCGGCCTCACCTTCGGCCTGGAACACTTCCTCGACCTGAACTGA
- the dapA gene encoding 4-hydroxy-tetrahydrodipicolinate synthase: MAPTSTPQTPFGRVLTAMVTPFTADGALDLDGAQRLATHLVDAGNDGLIVNGTTGESPTTSDAEKADLVRAIVAAVGDRAHVVAGVGTNDTHHSMELARAAERAGAHGLLVVTPYYNKPPQEGLYRHFTAVADAAGLPVMLYDIPGRSGVPISTETIVRLAEHPRIVANKDAKGDLGRAGWAIARSGLAWYSGDDMLNLPLLSIGAVGFVSVVGHLVTPELRALVEAYTSGDVQKATEIHQKLLPVYTGMFRTQGVMTTKAALALKGLPAGPLRAPMAECTPEEIEQLKIDLAAGGVQLQ, translated from the coding sequence ATGGCTCCGACCTCGACTCCGCAGACCCCCTTCGGGCGGGTCCTCACCGCCATGGTCACGCCCTTCACGGCGGACGGCGCACTCGACCTCGACGGCGCACAGCGGCTCGCCACCCACCTGGTGGACGCAGGCAACGACGGCCTGATCGTCAACGGCACCACCGGCGAGTCCCCCACCACCAGCGACGCGGAGAAAGCGGATCTCGTACGGGCCATCGTGGCGGCGGTCGGCGACCGCGCCCACGTCGTGGCCGGTGTCGGCACCAACGACACCCACCACAGCATGGAACTGGCCCGCGCCGCGGAGCGCGCCGGCGCCCACGGACTGCTCGTCGTCACGCCGTACTACAACAAGCCCCCGCAGGAGGGCCTGTACCGGCACTTCACGGCCGTCGCCGACGCCGCCGGACTGCCCGTCATGCTCTACGACATCCCGGGCCGCAGCGGCGTGCCGATCAGCACCGAGACGATCGTCCGCCTCGCCGAACACCCCCGCATCGTCGCCAACAAGGACGCCAAGGGCGACCTCGGCCGCGCGGGCTGGGCCATCGCCCGCTCGGGACTCGCCTGGTACTCCGGCGACGACATGCTCAACCTGCCGCTGCTCTCCATCGGCGCGGTCGGCTTCGTCTCCGTCGTCGGCCACCTCGTCACCCCCGAGCTGCGCGCCCTGGTCGAGGCGTACACCTCCGGCGACGTCCAGAAGGCCACCGAGATCCACCAGAAGCTGCTCCCCGTCTACACGGGCATGTTCCGCACCCAGGGCGTCATGACCACCAAGGCGGCGCTCGCGCTCAAGGGCCTCCCCGCGGGCCCCCTGCGCGCCCCCATGGCCGAGTGCACGCCCGAGGAGATCGAGCAGCTCAAGATCGATCTTGCCGCGGGCGGGGTACAACTCCAGTAA